From a region of the Qipengyuania spongiae genome:
- the carB gene encoding carbamoyl-phosphate synthase large subunit: MPKRTDISSILVIGAGPIIIGQACEFDYSGTQAIKALKEEGYRVVLVNSNPATIMTDPEMADATYIEPITPEIVAKIIEKERPDAVLPTMGGQTALNCALDLANQGVLEKFGVRMIGANADAIDKAENRQRFREAMDKIGLESARSGVANTVDEAYAVLERTGLPAIIRPSFTLGGTGGGIAYNRAEFERIVREGLDASPTTEVLIEESLLGWKEYEMEVVRDARDNCIIVCSIENVDPMGVHTGDSITVAPALTLTDKEYQIMRSASIAVLREIGVETGGSNVQFAVNPEDGRLIVIEMNPRVSRSSALASKATGFPIARVAAKLAVGYTLDEIQNEITGATPASFEPTIDYVVTKIPRFAFEKFKGAKPELATAMKSVGEVMAIGRCFAESMQKALRGLETDLDGFNRVVELEGANREAITAALSQRTPTRILNIAQAFREEFTVEEIQALTGYDPWFLRQIEAIIYEEKMIGHNGLPRDAAEMRRLKAMGFSDKRLATLAVRSVGVAGGMAETQARRSGLLHDALRAMAGATSEEEVRKLRRKLGVEPVFKRIDSCAAEFEAITPYMYSTYEAPSFGEPENEANPSDARKIVILGGGPNRIGQGIEFDYCCVHACYALREAGFETIMVNCNPETVSTDYDTSDRLYFEPLTEEDVLEILRVEQSRGELVGVIVQLGGQTPLKLAAALEREGIPILGTSPDAIDLAEDRERFALLVNKLDLKQPDNGIAKSRDEAAAVAARIGYPVLLRPSYVLGGRAMEIVDSEAQLDDYIATAVNVSGDSPVLVDQYLRDAIECDVDVIADGSEVRIAGVMQHIEEAGVHSGDSACTLPPYSLPDHTVAEMERQARDLAVALKVRGLMNVQFAVKEGEIFLIEVNPRASRTVPFVAKAIGRPVAKIAARVMAGEPLANFEPFDIRPKHMAVKEAVFPFSRFPGADPVLTPEMKSTGEVMGIDADFPAAFLKSQIGAGMKLPRSGRLFVSVKDSDKQVILSAVRTLIEQGFDVVATGGTKDFLSGNGLDVTRVNKVAEGRPHIVDAIIDGEVDLIFNTTEGWQSLTDSQSIRASALEKKVPYYTTAAASRAAAQAIAQVSTDQLEVRSLQDYYS; this comes from the coding sequence ATGCCCAAACGCACTGACATCTCCTCGATCCTCGTCATCGGCGCCGGGCCGATCATCATCGGACAGGCTTGCGAGTTCGACTATTCGGGCACGCAGGCGATCAAGGCGCTGAAGGAGGAGGGCTACCGCGTGGTCCTCGTCAACTCCAACCCCGCCACGATCATGACCGATCCGGAAATGGCCGACGCGACCTATATCGAGCCGATCACGCCCGAGATCGTCGCCAAGATCATCGAGAAGGAGCGGCCCGATGCGGTCCTCCCGACGATGGGCGGTCAGACCGCGCTTAACTGCGCGCTCGACCTTGCCAATCAGGGCGTGCTGGAGAAGTTCGGCGTCCGGATGATCGGCGCCAATGCCGATGCGATCGACAAGGCGGAGAACCGCCAGCGCTTCCGCGAGGCGATGGACAAGATCGGCCTCGAAAGCGCGCGCAGCGGCGTCGCCAACACCGTCGACGAGGCCTATGCGGTGCTCGAGCGCACGGGCCTGCCCGCCATCATCCGCCCCAGCTTCACGCTCGGCGGCACCGGCGGCGGCATCGCCTACAACAGGGCCGAGTTCGAGCGGATCGTGCGCGAAGGTCTCGACGCATCCCCCACCACCGAGGTCCTGATCGAGGAATCGCTCCTCGGCTGGAAGGAATACGAGATGGAGGTGGTGCGCGACGCGCGCGACAACTGCATCATCGTCTGCTCGATCGAGAACGTCGATCCGATGGGCGTCCACACCGGCGATTCCATCACCGTCGCTCCGGCGCTGACGCTGACCGACAAGGAATACCAGATCATGCGCTCCGCCAGCATCGCGGTGCTGCGCGAGATCGGGGTGGAGACGGGTGGATCGAACGTCCAGTTCGCGGTCAATCCCGAGGACGGCCGCCTGATCGTGATCGAGATGAACCCGCGCGTCTCGCGCTCCTCGGCACTCGCGTCCAAGGCCACCGGCTTTCCCATCGCGCGCGTCGCGGCGAAGCTCGCCGTCGGCTACACGCTCGACGAGATCCAGAACGAGATTACCGGCGCGACGCCCGCCAGTTTCGAACCGACGATAGACTATGTCGTCACCAAGATCCCGCGCTTCGCCTTCGAGAAGTTCAAGGGCGCCAAGCCCGAACTCGCCACCGCGATGAAGTCGGTCGGCGAGGTGATGGCGATCGGCCGCTGCTTCGCGGAATCGATGCAGAAGGCGCTGCGCGGGCTCGAGACCGATCTCGACGGTTTCAATCGCGTGGTCGAACTTGAAGGCGCCAATCGAGAGGCGATCACCGCCGCGCTCAGCCAGCGCACGCCGACCCGCATCCTCAACATCGCCCAGGCTTTCCGCGAGGAATTCACTGTCGAGGAGATCCAGGCGCTGACCGGCTACGATCCGTGGTTCCTGCGCCAGATCGAGGCGATCATCTATGAGGAGAAGATGATCGGCCATAACGGCCTGCCGCGCGATGCGGCGGAGATGCGTCGGTTGAAAGCGATGGGCTTTTCCGACAAGCGCCTCGCCACGCTGGCGGTTCGCTCGGTGGGCGTCGCGGGCGGGATGGCCGAAACGCAGGCGCGCCGGTCGGGCCTGCTGCACGATGCCCTGCGCGCCATGGCCGGCGCGACGTCGGAGGAAGAGGTCCGCAAGCTGCGCCGCAAGCTCGGGGTCGAGCCGGTGTTCAAGCGCATCGATAGCTGCGCCGCCGAGTTCGAGGCGATCACGCCCTATATGTACTCGACCTACGAGGCGCCGAGCTTCGGCGAGCCGGAGAACGAAGCCAACCCGAGCGATGCGCGCAAGATCGTGATCCTCGGCGGCGGTCCCAACCGGATCGGGCAGGGCATCGAGTTCGACTATTGCTGCGTCCACGCCTGCTACGCCCTGCGCGAGGCCGGGTTCGAGACGATCATGGTCAACTGCAACCCCGAAACCGTCAGCACCGATTACGACACCTCCGACAGGCTGTATTTCGAGCCGTTGACCGAAGAGGACGTGCTCGAGATCCTGCGGGTCGAGCAGTCGCGCGGCGAACTGGTCGGGGTGATCGTCCAGCTTGGCGGGCAGACCCCGCTCAAGCTCGCCGCCGCACTGGAGCGCGAGGGCATCCCGATCCTCGGCACCAGCCCCGATGCCATCGACCTGGCCGAGGACCGCGAGCGTTTCGCGCTCCTCGTCAACAAACTCGATCTGAAACAGCCCGATAACGGCATCGCCAAGAGCCGCGACGAGGCGGCGGCGGTCGCGGCCCGGATCGGCTATCCGGTGTTGCTGCGTCCTTCCTACGTGCTCGGCGGGCGGGCCATGGAGATCGTCGACAGCGAGGCCCAGCTCGACGACTACATCGCCACGGCCGTCAACGTGTCGGGCGACAGTCCGGTGCTGGTCGACCAGTATCTGCGCGACGCGATCGAATGCGATGTCGACGTGATCGCAGACGGCAGCGAAGTCCGCATCGCGGGCGTGATGCAGCATATCGAGGAGGCGGGGGTTCATTCGGGCGACAGCGCCTGCACCCTTCCGCCCTACAGCCTGCCCGATCACACCGTCGCCGAAATGGAGCGCCAGGCGCGCGATCTCGCGGTGGCGCTGAAAGTGCGCGGGCTGATGAACGTTCAGTTCGCCGTGAAGGAGGGGGAGATCTTCCTGATCGAGGTGAACCCGCGCGCGAGCCGCACCGTGCCGTTCGTCGCCAAGGCGATCGGCCGCCCGGTCGCCAAGATCGCGGCGCGGGTAATGGCGGGCGAGCCGCTGGCGAATTTCGAGCCGTTCGACATCCGGCCCAAGCACATGGCGGTGAAGGAGGCGGTGTTCCCCTTCAGCCGCTTCCCCGGCGCAGACCCGGTGCTGACCCCAGAAATGAAATCCACCGGCGAGGTGATGGGGATCGACGCCGATTTCCCCGCCGCCTTCCTCAAGTCGCAGATCGGCGCGGGCATGAAGCTGCCGCGCTCGGGCCGCCTGTTCGTGTCGGTCAAGGACAGCGACAAGCAGGTGATCCTCTCGGCCGTGCGCACTCTGATCGAACAGGGCTTCGATGTAGTCGCGACCGGCGGAACGAAGGATTTTCTGAGCGGGAACGGTCTCGACGTGACGCGCGTCAACAAGGTCGCGGAAGGCAGGCCGCACATCGTCGATGCCATCATCGATGGCGAGGTGGACCTGATCTTCAACACCACGGAGGGCTGGCAGTCGCTTACGGACAGCCAGTCGATCCGCGCATCGGCGCTGGAGAAGAAGGTACCCTACTACACCACCGCAGCGGCGAGCAGGGCAGCGGCACAGGCGATAGCGCAGGTTAGCACCGATCAGCTTGAAGTGCGCTCGCTGCAGGACTATTATAGCTGA
- the greA gene encoding transcription elongation factor GreA, translating into MEKVPMLAEGYEKLTADLKVLRAERPLIVDAIEEARAHGDLSENAEYHAAKERQGQVEAQIAEIEDKITRAQIIDPTTLSGDKVVFGATVTLLDENEKPVKYQIVGQTEADAKKGRISYNSPIGRALIGKQVEEEIEVTVPSGDKFYLVDKIEFI; encoded by the coding sequence ATGGAAAAGGTCCCGATGCTGGCGGAGGGCTACGAGAAGCTCACGGCGGATCTCAAGGTGCTGCGCGCCGAACGCCCGCTGATCGTCGATGCGATCGAGGAAGCACGTGCGCATGGCGATCTCTCGGAGAATGCCGAATACCACGCCGCCAAGGAACGCCAAGGCCAGGTCGAGGCGCAAATCGCCGAGATCGAGGACAAGATCACCCGTGCCCAGATCATCGATCCGACCACGCTGTCGGGTGATAAGGTCGTATTCGGCGCGACCGTGACGCTGCTCGACGAGAACGAAAAGCCGGTCAAATACCAGATCGTCGGCCAGACCGAGGCGGACGCCAAGAAGGGCCGGATCAGCTACAATTCACCGATCGGCCGTGCGCTGATCGGCAAGCAGGTCGAGGAAGAGATCGAGGTCACCGTGCCAAGCGGCGACAAGTTCTACCTCGTCGACAAGATCGAATTCATCTGA
- a CDS encoding GNAT family N-acetyltransferase, with amino-acid sequence MTCRIRRFETADAEALAELARAAILKIGARAYSPAQVAAWCSGQMTAERFRERAAAGEMILVAVGEAERPVAYTLLEPDGHLDQLYCHPDHTRRGLADRLLADAELLAIERTCPPCVHAGGLYHASSTQLCHRARQQNRADPQLRDGENHQMNSILSTR; translated from the coding sequence ATGACCTGTCGCATCCGCCGTTTCGAAACGGCGGATGCCGAGGCTCTTGCCGAACTCGCCCGCGCCGCGATCCTGAAGATCGGCGCGCGTGCTTACTCCCCTGCACAAGTGGCGGCATGGTGTTCGGGGCAGATGACTGCCGAACGGTTCCGCGAGCGCGCCGCTGCGGGAGAAATGATTCTGGTCGCGGTCGGCGAGGCGGAACGCCCGGTTGCCTACACACTGCTCGAGCCGGACGGACATCTCGACCAGCTCTACTGCCATCCCGATCACACGCGCCGCGGCCTGGCCGATCGTCTGCTCGCGGACGCGGAACTGCTCGCGATCGAGCGAACTTGCCCGCCCTGCGTTCACGCGGGCGGGCTATATCATGCTTCATCGACGCAACTTTGTCATCGAGCACGACAACAAAACCGTGCCGATCCACAACTACGCGATGGAGAAAATCATCAGATGAATTCGATCTTGTCGACGAGGTAG
- a CDS encoding DUF4170 domain-containing protein: protein MEETTTQQTLYLVMGGRVSDPRGNEFQDPESIHVAGVYSTYDSAVEAWRANAQRTVDDAEMKYVVVHLHKLLDPAKK from the coding sequence ATGGAAGAAACCACCACCCAGCAGACCCTCTATCTCGTTATGGGTGGTCGCGTGAGCGATCCCCGCGGCAACGAGTTTCAGGATCCCGAGAGCATCCATGTCGCCGGAGTTTATTCGACTTACGACAGCGCAGTCGAAGCTTGGCGCGCCAACGCCCAGCGTACGGTCGACGATGCTGAAATGAAATATGTCGTCGTGCATCTTCACAAGCTGCTCGACCCGGCGAAAAAATGA
- a CDS encoding phage holin family protein, which yields MRATDDSVRDVGANSVRDDIPASFEADFEDRAETAQQPSLLRDLTILFEDTKTYLQAETAFQKSRAAFVSNRLKRAAAYGAAAFGVLHLALIAIAVGLVIALAPLVGPWLATFIVGAALIIAGVIFLRKLKGQIDAIRSAFEGEER from the coding sequence GTGAGAGCAACCGATGACAGCGTCAGGGATGTCGGAGCGAACTCGGTTCGTGACGACATCCCTGCGAGTTTCGAAGCAGATTTCGAAGATCGCGCAGAAACGGCGCAGCAGCCATCCCTGCTGCGAGATCTGACAATTCTGTTCGAGGATACGAAGACCTACCTTCAGGCGGAAACCGCATTCCAGAAGAGTCGCGCGGCCTTCGTGTCGAACCGCCTCAAACGCGCGGCAGCGTATGGAGCGGCGGCTTTCGGGGTGCTGCACCTCGCTTTGATCGCAATTGCGGTCGGCCTGGTTATCGCACTGGCGCCTTTGGTCGGTCCGTGGCTCGCAACATTCATCGTGGGCGCGGCTCTGATCATTGCCGGAGTGATTTTTCTGCGAAAGCTCAAGGGTCAGATCGATGCGATCCGCTCCGCCTTCGAAGGGGAGGAGCGATGA
- the eno gene encoding phosphopyruvate hydratase: MTAIIDIHAREILDSRGNPTVEVDVLLDDGSFGRAAVPSGASTGAHEAVELRDGDGARYLGKGVTQAVDAVNTEIADTVLGLDAEDQRDIDRAMIELDGTPNKARIGANAILGTSLAVAKAAANARGLPLYSYIGGVSAHVLPVPMMNIINGGEHADNPIDIQEFMIMPVGADSIADAVRWGAEVFHTLKKKLNEKALSTSVGDEGGFAPDLASSRDALDLIMASIEQAGFKPGEEIVLALDCASTEFFRDGKYEIAGENLSLGGMEFAEYLDRLCRDYPIRSIEDGMAEDDFEGWKALTDRIGNSIQLVGDDLFVTNPQRLREGIDQGLANSLLVKVNQIGTLSETLDAVSIATRAGYTSVMSHRSGETEDATIADLAVATNCGQIKTGSLARSDRLAKYNQLIRIEEELGDSAVYAGRGCFGKLSR, encoded by the coding sequence ATGACCGCGATCATCGACATCCACGCCCGCGAAATTCTCGACAGCCGTGGCAATCCCACCGTCGAGGTCGACGTGCTTCTCGACGATGGCAGCTTCGGTCGCGCCGCAGTCCCAAGCGGTGCCTCGACCGGAGCGCATGAGGCGGTCGAACTTCGCGATGGCGATGGTGCGCGCTACCTCGGGAAAGGAGTCACCCAGGCGGTCGACGCGGTGAACACGGAAATCGCCGACACCGTTCTCGGGCTCGATGCGGAGGACCAGCGCGATATCGACCGGGCGATGATCGAGCTCGACGGTACGCCCAACAAGGCCCGGATCGGCGCGAACGCGATCCTCGGCACCAGCCTCGCGGTCGCCAAGGCGGCGGCCAATGCGCGCGGTCTGCCGCTCTACAGCTATATCGGCGGCGTCTCCGCCCACGTCCTTCCGGTGCCGATGATGAACATCATCAATGGCGGCGAGCACGCCGACAACCCGATCGACATCCAGGAATTCATGATCATGCCGGTCGGCGCCGACAGCATCGCCGATGCCGTGCGCTGGGGGGCCGAGGTGTTCCACACCCTCAAGAAAAAGCTGAACGAGAAGGCCCTGTCGACCTCCGTCGGCGACGAAGGCGGTTTCGCGCCCGATCTCGCCTCGAGCCGCGACGCGCTCGACCTCATCATGGCCTCGATCGAACAGGCCGGGTTCAAGCCGGGCGAGGAGATCGTGCTGGCGCTCGACTGCGCCTCGACCGAATTCTTCCGCGACGGCAAATACGAGATCGCGGGCGAGAACCTCTCGCTAGGCGGGATGGAGTTCGCCGAATATCTCGACCGCCTGTGCCGAGATTACCCGATCCGCTCGATAGAGGACGGAATGGCCGAGGACGATTTCGAAGGCTGGAAGGCGCTCACCGACCGCATCGGCAATTCGATCCAGCTGGTTGGCGATGATCTCTTCGTCACCAATCCGCAGCGGCTACGTGAAGGGATCGACCAGGGTCTCGCCAATTCGCTGCTGGTCAAGGTCAACCAGATCGGCACCCTGTCGGAAACGCTCGACGCGGTCAGCATCGCCACCCGTGCGGGCTACACCAGCGTAATGAGCCACCGCTCGGGCGAGACCGAGGATGCGACCATCGCCGACCTCGCGGTCGCGACCAATTGCGGGCAGATCAAGACGGGCTCGCTCGCCCGGTCGGACCGTCTGGCCAAATACAACCAGCTGATCCGGATCGAGGAGGAGCTTGGCGACAGCGCGGTCTATGCCGGGCGCGGTTGCTTCGGAAAGCTGAGCCGCTGA
- the ribH gene encoding 6,7-dimethyl-8-ribityllumazine synthase, with the protein MANFLIVEARFYDHLNDMLVEGARAALTDAGHSVEVLTVPGALEIPGAIALAVESGRYDGFVAIGIVIRGETYHFEIVAGESARGIMALTMDGIAIGNGIITVENEDQALVRADPAQKNKGGEAARAAVALLDLRKRYAL; encoded by the coding sequence ATGGCGAATTTCCTCATCGTGGAAGCGCGCTTCTACGATCATCTGAATGACATGCTGGTCGAAGGTGCGCGCGCTGCGCTGACCGACGCTGGGCACTCGGTCGAGGTTCTGACCGTGCCTGGCGCGCTGGAAATCCCCGGCGCGATCGCGCTGGCGGTCGAGAGCGGCCGCTATGATGGCTTCGTCGCGATCGGCATCGTGATCCGGGGCGAGACCTATCATTTCGAGATCGTCGCCGGCGAAAGCGCACGCGGCATCATGGCACTGACGATGGACGGCATTGCCATCGGCAACGGGATCATCACGGTCGAGAACGAGGACCAAGCGCTGGTCCGCGCCGATCCCGCGCAAAAGAACAAGGGTGGCGAGGCCGCCAGGGCCGCCGTCGCCTTGCTCGACCTCCGCAAGCGATACGCTCTCTAG